Proteins from a single region of Pangasianodon hypophthalmus isolate fPanHyp1 chromosome 7, fPanHyp1.pri, whole genome shotgun sequence:
- the lect2.1 gene encoding leukocyte cell derived chemotaxin 2, tandem duplicate 1 isoform X2 encodes MKLSVLLICAVLCVLQSATAQVKFGQLCSGNSANTKRGCDSSKYGCGHYGASRGGTRKHEGLDIVCADGATVYAPFDVKINRKAVPYRENNAINDGIELSGQGLCFKLFYMKPVKYSGSLRKGQKLGTLLSMQKVYPGITSHIHVQMCDKSDPTKYF; translated from the exons ATGAAACTCTCCGTCCTTCTGATTTGTGCAG tgctgtgtgttctgcagaGTGCAACCGCTCAAg taaAGTTCGGGCAGCTCTGCAGTGGAAACTCAGCGAACACAAAGCGCGGCTGCGACAGCAGCAAATACGGCTGCGGACACTACGGAGCCTCCCG tGGCGGGACGCGCAAACATGAGGGTCTGGACATCGTGTGTGCTGATGGTGCGACGGTTTACGCTCCGTTCGATGTGAAGATAAACCGTAAAGCCGTACCTTACAGAGAGAACAACGCCATCAACGACGGCATCGAGCTCTCCGGGCAAG gtctGTGCTTTAAGCTGTTCTACATGAAGCCTGTTAAATACAGCGGTTCGCTCAGGAAAGGGCAGAAGCTCGGCACGCTGCTGTCCATGCAGAAGGTTTATCCAGGAATCACATCACACATCCACGTGCAGATGTGTGACAAGTCCGATCCCACCAAGTacttctga
- the lect2.1 gene encoding leukocyte cell derived chemotaxin 2, tandem duplicate 1 isoform X1, translating to MKLSVLLICAVLCVLQSATAQVKFGQLCSGNSANTKRGCDSSKYGCGHYGASRSGGTRKHEGLDIVCADGATVYAPFDVKINRKAVPYRENNAINDGIELSGQGLCFKLFYMKPVKYSGSLRKGQKLGTLLSMQKVYPGITSHIHVQMCDKSDPTKYF from the exons ATGAAACTCTCCGTCCTTCTGATTTGTGCAG tgctgtgtgttctgcagaGTGCAACCGCTCAAg taaAGTTCGGGCAGCTCTGCAGTGGAAACTCAGCGAACACAAAGCGCGGCTGCGACAGCAGCAAATACGGCTGCGGACACTACGGAGCCTCCCG tagtGGCGGGACGCGCAAACATGAGGGTCTGGACATCGTGTGTGCTGATGGTGCGACGGTTTACGCTCCGTTCGATGTGAAGATAAACCGTAAAGCCGTACCTTACAGAGAGAACAACGCCATCAACGACGGCATCGAGCTCTCCGGGCAAG gtctGTGCTTTAAGCTGTTCTACATGAAGCCTGTTAAATACAGCGGTTCGCTCAGGAAAGGGCAGAAGCTCGGCACGCTGCTGTCCATGCAGAAGGTTTATCCAGGAATCACATCACACATCCACGTGCAGATGTGTGACAAGTCCGATCCCACCAAGTacttctga